The Zygosaccharomyces rouxii strain CBS732 chromosome G complete sequence genome contains a region encoding:
- the PRM10 gene encoding pheromone-regulated protein PRM10 (some similarities with uniprot|P42946 Saccharomyces cerevisiae YJL108C PRM10 Pheromone-regulated protein predicted to have 5 transmembrane segments), with amino-acid sequence MGKSDHLKLFGKKSGGKDARSPETRSRNSRSSTDNRSSIGNNGSDNPLARLSDLDLEEGVDDDADFDWDTLPLPPSDAQSLDNPFNSGEALPSFRRRGGPTSNDAIERDAVDTIRDTSGAYEEPDSASDGEDVGMNDEYQRKRERLVDVNDSASEVSSPRRESREGKNVRFHTETDDINPEDPIAAPAANTEAGTGTNENGEASSSGMKSSINVDDEEGSETSSSNNENKLDHFKKFFRRGSVQNKPDGGEDGAEKGMKSMKDDDNDDEKEGGGGFFSKVIQNIKDANNGLAPGLRNVNLHPEADPEKNSVQEAEVDGDDIQLVDFNSVAKGLVKNYSSLPQSAHHQKEPAILEGDTMYSPSTPSSSPGPESFVAAPMDDYDFDQVDSDGEDSDLDPFVGAQTYVPPPQRVRGGVLGSLLKMYQNEDVSDSFSTASSIGEEPAKPSKPLLDPHFSKGKIPTAGSLLHVPSSAASHLKKNAQQLAGGAHNLATKHYPGRKNEEASGSNSELPSFKNTRPKKNKKHLPKFKKKMAAEAKITVHIADLLQRHRFILRMCKGLMMYGAPTHRLEEYMIMTSRVLEIDGQFLYLPGCMIVSFGDATTRTSEVQLVRCAQGLNLWKLHQVHSIYKQVVHDTMSASEGNILMDKVLQDRNLVPSWVCVLLYGFCSAMVTPYAFGGDWVNLAVSFFIGTCVGALQFIVSARSNMYSNVFEISASIVVSFVGRAFGSIGGSKICFGAVTQGSLALILPGYIILCGALELQSRNLVAGSVRMFYAIIYSLFLSFGITLGAALFGWMYKNATNETNCPYPISPWYRFLFVPAFTIGISLINQAHWIQLPVMVTISCTGYVVTYYSGKHFKNSTEFTASLAAFVIGIMGNLYSRVWKGLAVSAMLPAIFVQVPSGVASQSSLLSGLQSANELIKTNSTKGGDAMPGASDLSGSLSFGITMIQVSIGITVGLFGSSLIVYPFGKKSTGLFSL; translated from the coding sequence ATGGGTAAATCTGATCATTTGAAGCTCTTTGGCAAAAAGAGTGGGGGGAAAGATGCAAGAAGCCCTGAGACCAGGAGTCGTAATAGTCGCAGCAGTACAGATAATCGTAGttcaattggtaataatgGCAGCGATAATCCATTAGCTAGGCTTtcagatttggatttagaagaaggTGTTGACGATGATGCGGATTTTGACTGGGATACTCTGCCACTACCCCCATCAGATGCGCAGTCCTTAGATAATCCTTTTAATAGTGGCGAGGCCTTGCCATCTTTCAGGAGGAGAGGTGGTCCAACTAGTAATGATGCTATTGAGAGAGATGCCGTAGATACGATAAGAGATACAAGTGGTGCGTATGAGGAACCGGATTCAGCATCAGATGGTGAAGACGTTGGAATGAACGATGAATAccaaaggaaaagagaGAGATTAGTTGACGTTAATGATAGTGCGTCTGAAGTGTCATCTCCCCGCAGAGAGTCAAGGGAAGGTAAAAACGTTAGATTTCACACGGAAACGGATGATATTAACCCCGAAGATCCAATCGCAGCTCCAGCAGCAAACACGGAAGCTGGTACAGGGACCAATGAGAATGGAGAAGCTTCTTCATCAGGGATGAAGAGCTCAATAAATGTGGACGATGAGGAAGGTTCAGAGACATCTTCGAGTAACAATGAGAATAAACTCGatcatttcaaaaaattttttaGGAGAGGTTCCGTACAGAACAAACCTGATGGAGGTGAAGATGGCGCTGAAAAAGGTATGAAAAGTAtgaaagatgatgataacgatgatgagaaggaaGGCggtggtggatttttctCTAAGGtcattcaaaatattaaaGATGCTAATAACGGGCTAGCCCCTGGACTCAGGAATGTTAATTTACATCCTGAAGCAGATCCTGAGAAAAATAGTGTCCAAGAAGCAGAGGtcgatggtgatgatattCAGTTAGTCGACTTTAACTCAGTTGCAAAGGGTCTTGTAAAAAATTATTCCAGTTTGCCTCAATCTGCTCATCACCAGAAGGAACCAGCAATCCTTGAGGGCGATACCATGTACAGCCCCTCTACTCCCTCATCATCCCCAGGACCTGAAAGTTTTGTTGCAGCACCTATGGATGATTATGATTTCGATCAAGTCGATAGTGATGGAGAAGATTCTGATTTAGATCCATTCGTGGGAGCTCAAACTTATGTGCCTCCACCTCAGAGGGTTAGAGGTGGTGTTTTGGGTTCACTGCTGAAAATGTATCAAAATGAGGATGTTTCAGATTCGTTTTCTACTGCTTCATCAATAGGAGAGGAACCTGCCAAACCCTCTAAACCGCTTTTAGATccacatttttcaaagggAAAAATTCCTACAGCTGGCTCCCTATTACATGTACCTTCTTCAGCTGCCAGTCATCTAAAGAAAAATGCACAACAATTAGCAGGTGGTGCACACAATTTAGCTACTAAACACTATCCAGGTAgaaagaatgaagaagCCTCAGGTTCTAATTCTGAGTTACCGTCTTTCAAAAATACCAGACCcaaaaagaataagaagCATCTACccaaattcaaaaagaaaatggcAGCTGAGGCAAAGATCACCGTTCACATTGCTGATCTTTTGCAAAGACATCGTTTCATTTTACGTATGTGTAAAGGTTTGATGATGTACGGTGCCCCCACCCACAGATTGGAAGAATATATGATTATGACATCTCGTGTTCTAGAAATCGATGGTCAATTCTTATATTTACCTGGTTGTATGATTGTTTCCTTCGGTGACGCAACTACAAGAACTTCTGAAGTGCAATTAGTTAGATGTGCCCAAGGTCTTAACTTGTGGAAATTGCATCAAGTGCACAGTATCTACAAACAAGTTGTTCACGATACCATGAGTGCTTCTGAAGGTAACATTCTCATGGATaaagttttacaagatcGTAACTTGGTCCCATCCTGGGTTTGTGTTCTTCTGTATGGATTCTGTTCTGCCATGGTGACACCTTATGCATTCGGTGGTGATTGGGTGAATTTAGCCgtttctttctttatcGGGACCTGTGTGGGTGCTCTACAATTCATCGTTTCCGCACGTTCTAACATGTACTCCAACGTCTTCGAAATTAGTGCATCCATCGTCGTCAGTTTTGTTGGTAGAGCGTTTGGGTCTATCGGCGGTTCTAAGATCTGTTTCGGTGCGGTGACCCAAGGGTCGTTGGCCCTCATTTTGCCCGGTTATATTATTCTGTGTGGTGCTTTGGAATTACAAAGTCGTAATCTAGTCGCAGGATCGGTGAGAATGTTTTACGCCATTATTTATTCTCTGTTTTTGTCCTTTGGTATTACACTAGGGGCCGCATTATTTGGTTGGATGTACAAGAATGCTACTAACGAAACCAATTGCCCCTACCCAATTTCTCCATGGTACAGATTCTTATTTGTTCCTGCATTTACCATTGGTATATCTTTGATCAACCAAGCTCACTGGATTCAATTACCCGTCATGGTGACGATTTCATGTACCGGTTACGTTGTCACCTATTATAGTGGTAAgcatttcaaaaattcaacgGAATTTACTGCATCTTTAGCGGCATTTGTCATTGGAATCATGGGTAATCTTTACTCAAGAGTATGGAAAGGTCTTGCTGTATCGGCAATGTTACCTGCCATCTTCGTGCAGGTTCCATCAGGTGTTGCATCTCAATCATCTTTACTCTCTGGTTTACAAAGTGCTAATGAACTTATTAAAACTAACAGTACAAAAGGGGGAGACGCTATGCCGGGGGCATCTGATTTATCAGGATCACTGTCATTTGGTATCACTATGATTCAAGTTTCTATTGGTATCACTGTGGGACTTTTTGGGTCATCATTAATTGTTTATCCATTTGGTAAGAAATCCACTGGTTTATTCAGTTTGTGA
- the UTP10 gene encoding snoRNA-binding rRNA-processing protein UTP10 (similar to uniprot|P42945 Saccharomyces cerevisiae YJL109C UTP10 Nucleolar protein component of the small subunit (SSU) processome containing the U3 snoRNA that is involved in processing of pre-18S rRNA): MSSLRDQLAQVSGKNATLALDRKKRQKLHSASLLYNPKTASTQDFDFIFENATNALNDLIEIEPKFAIFAKTLFSESSISIDRNIQTKEEVKNLDKAINAYLMLASSKWHLAPTLHATEWLVRRFQIHIHNTETLLLSTINYYQASVFKRILGIVKLPPLFHPLSSFVRSDRNPTHITIVKLFQDMDFLKLYTNYLGKCVRQGTTYTSQLLFSSCCFVNLIAYSNNDEERLNSLVPVVLEISAKLLASNSVDCQIAAHCIMVVLATALPLKKTIILAATETILSNVQSGAKKSALVTICKLFQTLKGQGNVDHLPDRLYKLFDEKFNITYLNEHLNKGDSPQCDKFVTSYLKALARYDYERLSSTILILKSIKLEKFELRLFITDLIHLSEVLSDKSQLIAVFEYLVPLNENLVLNCLKSLDISREIFEIRLTTSLFSNKGEVNESDIMHALSSEDASGKMAKVPSFKEFMDKHSALINTGNRSMLVESDVSFNKILSLFLEAVGNKYPPAQFLSSFFTTLEGRITFLLRILVSSSAPSALKLIALDNISKCINSIDKESNVFALVPCLVCALSDMSKNLRVGIKKLLSQISKRPSTKHYFMAKRLYGEDVDFPLLNPKDGELWLENFLNEYVIDDYKISNLIIPKKNEKVFLVFWSNQALFIPLPLPKMILLQNLNQRFGSPASYSSIFENFINGYLKDREHWESRCKNNKTSFNDFETAIVNLISPNEKNQFFIDFIVNALQSNYEQLASIVAQKLLKTFSTFRFEQQLKILQSILDTAALEEQSYDAVETLQSLPLTTELYGVILSQNRIQSDNEITELTKKRRRRSSTNKAALQKEGVTQIAETHLKKLTIILESLNLSKVPGSESLLSTLLSLLSDLETLEQDGGLPVLYAQETLASCMLNTINSIEKSNTPKPKHVKADVVVSAIRNSPSPQVQNKLLLVVGALASLDFETVLHSVMPIFTFMGAHSIRQDDEFTSHVVENTIRTIVPALLKGNESEVVDETGFLLVSFTTALQHVPKHRRVRLYTTLVEALDPNKAISSFLVLISQQYSSFTTNFKLGEARGLVEFTKSFMGNFDALQQLNGWADFISLAKILIDAEKDESKKKEFKLHALFTNSIVNLTHSELLVLVQNGFTFMNKVIEESEVGYSDVSNSFRVGLYSALLDPTTDKTYVDQVKSRFGVLLENVLGFINNVESFCGSSSSADGEDSSSDSEISESNSEIKSALFTMLAQVLNLLPVDNFVTAVLPLLSSAKDSDIRYHLTLVINTKFQSQSLEVVPTSEKVIDTLLKRVVLEKDNVNVAQVSLNTLSSLISQFGKNLDTNLLNRSLALSTDNLKSNHLEVVISSIAVVTNCIEALGIKSIAFYSKIVPVSLQLFNNVNKDGAESLKQQLQLSVLLLFASFVKHIPSILMSNLKDVLRTVFLADEVETTVRLSIISLIVENVDLKEILRVLQKLWGSELAQLNDSIAISLFLSTLESTVEAIDKKSATVQSPIFFKLLLELLEYRSICQFDVNTINRIEASVFEIANEYVLKLNDKVFRPLFVIMVRWAFDGEGVVNTSISGNERLISFFKFFNKLQENLKGIVTSYFTYVLEPVDQLLKKFASGEVVNVNLRRLTINSLTSTFKYDKDEYWRSTSRFELICSSLVSQLSNVESVIGKYLVKSIASLAANNNRAEEHNKFMHKLLVEHMEATCSSNEKLWTVRTLKLIYSKVGESWLVLLPQLVPTIAELLEDEDEQVEREVRSGLVRVVENVLGEPFDRYLD, encoded by the coding sequence atgTCATCGTTAAGAGATCAATTAGCTCAGGTCTCCGGCAAGAATGCTACGTTAGCTCTCGATaggaagaaaagacaaAAGCTACACTCGGCATCTCTTCTCTACAATCCAAAAACTGCAAGTACCCAGgattttgatttcatctttgaaaatgCAACTAACGCCTTGAATGATTTGATAGAAATTGAACCCAAATTTGCAATCTTTGCGAAAACTCTCTTTTCAGAATCGTCGATCTCCATTGACAGAAATATTCAAACTAAGGAGGAGGTAAAGAACTTAGATAAGGCAATCAACGCCTATTTAATGttagcttcttcaaaatgGCACTTGGCGCCTACTTTACATGCCACTGAATGGTTAGTTCGCCGTTTCCAAATACACATCCATAATACAGAGACTCTTTTATTATCTACCATAAACTACTATCAGGCCTCagtcttcaaaagaataCTAGGAATTGTCAAGCTACCGCCACTATTTCACCCATTGTCTAGTTTTGTGAGAAGTGACAGAAACCCAACACATATCACGATCGTCaaacttttccaagatatggattttttgaaactttaTACTAATTATTTGGGTAAATGCGTAAGACAAGGAACTACTTACACCAGTCAACTACTTTTCTCCTCGTGTTGTTTTGTGAATTTAATTGCATACTCAAATAATGACGAAGAAAGGCTTAATTCCCTGGTACCCGTTGTATTGGAAATTTCAGCAAAGCTCTTGGCCTCCAATTCAGTCGATTGTCAAATTGCCGCACACTGTATCATGGTAGTGTTGGCGACTGCGCttcctttgaagaaaactATTATTTTGGCAGCTACTGAAACGATTCTATCCAACGTACAATCTGGTGCCAAGAAATCTGCGCTTGTTACCATTTGCAAACTATTTCAAACTTTAAAAGGCCAGGGAAATGTGGATCACCTTCCTGATAGACTTTACAAGCTCTtcgatgaaaaatttaacatcACTTATTTGAATGAGCACTTGAATAAGGGCGATTCACCTCAGTGTGATAAATTTGTCACTTCGTATTTGAAAGCTTTGGCTAGGTATGATTACGAGAGATTGAGCAGTACCATCCTAATTCTAAAGAGCattaaattggaaaagttcGAGCTCAGACTATTTATTACCGATTTAATCCACCTTTCTGAAGTTTTATCTGATAAATCTCAGTTGATAGCTGTGTTCGAATATTTGGTACCTCTCAATGAAAATCTGGTCCTAAACTGTTTGAAATCACTGGACATCAGCCGTGAAATTTTCGAAATTAGACTAACCACATCTTTGTTCTCCAATAAAGGAGAAGTTAACGAATCAGATATCATGCATGCCTTATCATCTGAGGATGCAAGCGGTAAAATGGCAAAAGTTCCTTCgttcaaagaatttatGGATAAGCATTCTGCATTGATAAATACCGGCAACAGGTCTATGCTCGTAGAATCAGATGTTTCATTCAACAAGATACTATCATTGTTTTTAGAAGCAGTGGGTAACAAGTACCCTCCCGCTCAATTTTTGTCATCTTTTTTTACAACTTTAGAAGGAAGAATTACCTTCTTACTAAGAATTTTGgtttcatcatcagctCCTTCTGCCCTAAAGTTGATTGCATTGGACAATATCTCCAAATGTATCAACAGCATCGACAAAGAATCTAATGTATTCGCTCTAGTGCCATGTCTAGTGTGTGCGCTTAGCGATATGTCTAAAAATTTGAGGGTTGGTATCAAGAAACTCCTTTCACAGATTTCTAAGAGACCCTCTACAAAGCATTATTTTATGGCAAAGAGATTGTACGGTGAAGATGTGGATTTCCCACTATTGAATCCAaaagatggtgaattatGGTTAGAAAACTTTTTAAATGAGTATGTCATTGACGACTACAAGATTTCGAATCTAATCattccaaagaaaaatgaaaaggTTTTCCTAGTATTCTGGAGCAATCAGGCATTGTTTATACCTCTACCTTTACCAAAGATGATTTTGTTACAGAATCTAAATCAGCGCTTCGGTTCACCTGCATCTTATTCATCAATATTCgaaaacttcatcaatggcTATTTGAAGGACAGAGAACATTGGGAGTCACGTTGtaaaaacaacaaaacaAGCTTTAATGACTTTGAAACTGCTATCGTGAACTTAATCTCTCCCAATGAgaagaaccaatttttcatcgatTTCATTGTCAATGCATTACAATCTAATTACGAACAACTCGCATCTATTGTGGCTCAAAAGTTGCTCAAGACGTTTTCCACCTTTAGGTTTGAGCAGCAACTGAAAATCTTGCAAAGTATTTTGGACACTGCTGCCTTAGAAGAACAAAGTTACGATGCAGTGGAGACCCTTCAATCTTTGCCACTAACTACTGAATTATACGGTGTCATTCTATCTCAGAACAGAATTCAATCTGACAATGAAATCACTGAATTGACTaagaagaggagaagaagatcttCCACCAACAAGGCAGctttacaaaaagaagGTGTAACCCAAATTGCAGAAAcccatttgaagaaattgaccATTATTTTAGAGTCTCTCAACCTATCAAAGGTTCCAGGTTCAGAGTCCCTCTTGTCCACCTTACTCTCTTTGTTGTCTGATCTAGAAACTTTGGAACAAGATGGTGGTCTTCCTGTGCTTTATGCACAAGAAACCTTAGCTTCATGCATGCTTAATACGATCAATTCTATCGAGAAGAGCAATACACCCAAACCTAAGCATGTCAAAGCCGATGTTGTGGTTTCCGCTATTAGAAATTCACCCTCCCCTCAAGTCCAGAACAAGTTACTTTTGGTTGTTGGTGCATTGGCTTCTTTAGATTTTGAGACTGTTTTACACTCAGTTATGCCaatcttcaccttcatgGGAGCTCACAGTATCCGccaagatgatgaattcaCCTCTCATGTGGTTGAAAATACAATAAGAACCATTGTCCCTGCTCTGCTGAAGGGTAATGAGAGTGAAGTTGTGGATGAAACCGGATTCTTGTTGGTTAGCTTTACTACTGCATTGCAGCATGTCCCAAAACATAGGAGAGTCAGATTATATACCACATTGGTGGAAGCCTTGGATCCTAACAAAGCCATCTCATCATTTTTGGTATTAATCTCCCAGCAATACTCTTCCTTCACAACAAATTTCAAGCTCGGTGAAGCTAGAGGTCTCGTTGAATTTACTAAATCCTTTATGGGCAATTTTGATGCTCTACAACAATTGAATGGATGGGCTGACTTCATCTCGCTTGCAAAGATTTTAATAGATGCCGAGAAGGATGAatccaagaagaaagagttCAAATTGCATGCCCTATTTACCAATAGCATTGTTAACTTAACACACTCCGAGCTTTTGGTCTTAGTTCAAAATGGATTTACTTTCATGAATAAAGTGATAGAAGAAAGTGAGGTCGGCTACAGCGATGTTAGCAACAGTTTTAGAGTCGGGCTTTACTCTGCTCTGCTGGATCCAACCACTGATAAGACCTATGTGGATCAAGTCAAATCTAGATTTGGTGTACTCTTAGAGAATGTTTTGGGTTTCATTAACAACGTCGAAAGTTTCTGCGGCTCATCATCTTCCGCTGATGGTGAAGACTCCTCCTCTGACAGTGAAATTTCGGAATCCAACTCGGAGATCAAGAGCGCTCTATTTACCATGTTGGCGCAAGTTTTGAATTTACTTCCTGTAGATAATTTCGTTACAGCAGTTCTTCCTCTATTGTCTTCTGCGAAGGACAGTGACATCCGTTATCACCTAACTTTGGTCATTAATACCAAATTCCAGTCTCAAAGTTTGGAAGTCGTCCCCACAAGTGAAAAAGTTATCGATACTTTATTAAAGAGAGTCGTACTTGAAAAGGATAATGTTAATGTCGCACAAGTCTCTTTAAACACTTTATCTTCTTTGATTAGTCAATTTGGCAAGAATTTGGATACCAACCTATTAAACAGATCTTTGGCACTGTCTACGGATAATCTAAAATCTAACCACTTGGAAGTGGTCATTTCCTCTATTGCCGTGGTCACCAACTGTATTGAAGCACTTGGAATCAAATCCATCGCATTCTACTCCAAGATTGTTCCAGTATCTCTTCAACTATTCAACAATGTCAACAAAGATGGTGCCGAAAGCTTGAAACAGCAATTGCAACTATCCGTTCTACTGCTGTTTGCATCTTTTGTCAAACACATCCCAAGTATTTTAATGTCAAACTTGAAAGATGTTTTACGCACTGTTTTCCTAGCAGATGAAGTGGAAACGACTGTTCGTCTATCTATAATCTCATTAATTGTGGAAAATGTGGATTTAAAGGAAATTCTAAGAGTATTACAAAAATTATGGGGAAGTGAACTTGCACAACTGAATGACTCCATTGCCATTTCACTCTTCTTAAGTACTCTAGAATCTACGGTAGAGgcaattgataaaaaatctgCTACCGTCCAGTCtccaatcttcttcaaattatTATTGGAATTGTTGGAATACAGATCAATCTGTCAGTTTGATGTCAATACCATCAACCGTATTGAAGCTTCCGTCTTTGAAATTGCAAATGAATACGTTCTCAAATTGAACGACAAAGTGTTCAGACCATTGTTTGTGATCATGGTGAGATGGGCATTTGACGGTGAAGGTGTTGTTAACACTTCAATTAGCGGTAATGAGAGATTGAttagtttcttcaaatttttcaacaagctacaagagaatttgaaaGGTATCGTTACATCTTATTTCACTTACGTTTTGGAGCCAGTGGATCAactgttgaaaaaatttgcCTCTGGTGAAGTGGTCAATGTGAACTTGCGTCGTTTGACAATCAACTCACTAACGTCAACTTTCAAGTACGATAAGGACGAATACTGGAGGTCAActtcaagatttgaattgATTTGTTCATCACTAGTGAGCCAATTGTCTAACGTGGAGAGTGTCATTGGTaaatatttggtaaaatcaATCGCATCTCTAGCTGCCAACAATAACCGCGCGGAGGAACATAACAAGTTCATGCATAAGCTTCTAGTTGAGCACATGGAGGCAACATGCTCTTCCAATGAAAAGCTATGGACCGTGAgaactttgaaattaatcTACTCTAAGGTGGGTGAAAGCTGGTTGGTACTATTGCCACAACTCGTTCCTACGATCGCAGAACTActagaagatgaagacgaacAAGTGGAGAGAGAAGTCAGATCAGGACTTGTCAGAGTGGTAGAAAACGTTCTAGGTGAGCCATTTGATAGATATCTAGattag
- the EAF6 gene encoding Eaf6p (similar to uniprot|P47128 Saccharomyces cerevisiae YJR082C EAF6 Esa1p-associated factor subunit of the NuA4 acetyltransferase complex) — translation MDDNLKEYEKLKAELKKSIATKNKLEDDFERLEQEIYDTETEYFSGNNTTSNTGIAGNRFSYGGNIIKGFDGFNKSHHHSAGHDSHNRGFSNDDRIFSLSSAIFVKQQQQMDDWEVD, via the coding sequence ATGGATGATAATTTGAAGGAATATGAGAAGTTGAAAGCTGAACTAAAGAAATCCATAGCTACCAAGAATAAATTAGAGGATGATTTCGAACGTTTAGAACAAGAAATCTACGATACGGAAACTGAATATTTCTCTGGCAATAACACAACTAGCAATACGGGCATTGCTGGTAATAGGTTCTCATATGGTGGTAATATTATCAAAGGTTTTGATGGGTTCAACAAGTCGCATCACCACTCAGCGGGTCACGATTCTCATAACCGTGGATTTAGTAATGACGATCGTATCTTCTCTCTGAGTAGTGCAATTTTCGTCaagcaacagcagcaaaTGGATGATTGGGAAGTTGATTAG
- the ARP7 gene encoding Arp7p (similar to uniprot|Q12406 Saccharomyces cerevisiae YPR034W ARP7 Actin-related protein involved in transcriptional regulation subunit of the chromatin remodeling Snf/Swi complex) codes for MSNTGKKCVVIHNGSWQTVAGFSNRETPQCVIPSSYIQRDGQREAQIFGTFEMLDETQENDPNSNVYTIIDSRGLPYNWEALESQWRYIYEKQLQIDPSELPLIISVPASSSEVDMKIVHKYFELAFEKLRVPTLQIVVEPLAIALSMSKSSALVIDIGARECKITPVIDGTVVKSGVMKSKFAGDFLDFQVTELLKDRLPPAESSCQMWYNSQTWIQQFKNTMLQVCDRNLVEVQRLHEEQSNQLQPVGFQQFTSNSLTQPKNFLLKTANGSKQTISVELKDCLKLPEYLFQPQLSNKDFPSSDGLCELMSKSIRKTGATVSSLGTPSGGGNGASLTLNEKGGASSASMGGTTSKNANTATNASNPTNAPSSGISPEQVYSILLTNVIITGSTSLLQGMEQRIVNELSIRFPQYKLTTYANQILMDRKIQSWIAMSSMSNLPSWELGKWFSASDYEFVKNCAKR; via the coding sequence ATGTCAAATACTGGCAAAAAATGCGTTGTAATCCACAACGGTTCATGGCAGACCGTTGCAGGCTTTAGCAATCGAGAAACACCCCAATGTGTTATACCATCCAGCTACATACAAAGAGACGGTCAAAGAGAGGCTCAAATCTTTGGCACTTTTGAAATGTTAGATGAAACCCAAGAGAATGACCCTAATTCCAATGTCTACACTATTATTGACTCAAGGGGATTGCCGTACAACTGGGAAGCGTTAGAATCGCAGTGGAGATACATCTACGAAAAGCAATTACAAATAGATCCCTCAGAACTACCACTGATAATAAGCGTACCTGCAAGCAGTTCAGAAGTCGATATGAAAATTGTACACAAATATTTTGAGCTGGCGTTCGAGAAATTAAGAGTCCCAACTCTGCAGATCGTCGTCGAACCTCTAGCGATTGCGCTATCGATGAGTAAAAGTTCTGCCCTTGTGATTGATATCGGGGCTCGTGAATGTAAGATAACTCCAGTTATCGACGGTACCGTAGTGAAAAGTGGTGTAATGAAATCCAAATTCGCCGGTGATTTCTTGGACTTCCAAGTGACAGAACTGTTAAAGGACAGACTTCCACCAGCTGAGTCAAGTTGCCAGATGTGGTACAACTCACAAACCTGGATCCAGCAGTTTAAAAACACCATGCTACAAGTGTGTGATAGAAATTTAGTGGAAGTACAAAGATTGCACGAGGAGCAATCGAATCAATTACAGCCCGTGGGATTTCAACAGTTtacttcaaattcattgacCCAACCAAAGAACTTCTTGCTGAAAACAGCAAATGGAAGCAAGCAAACCATTTCAGTAGAACTAAAAGATTGCTTAAAATTACCCGAGTATCTTTTCCAGCCCCAATTGTCCAATAAAGATTTTCCCTCTAGCGATGGTCTCTGTGAATTGATGTCCAAGTCAATTAGAAAGACCGGTGCCACTGTTAGTTCACTAGGTACCCCAAGCGGCGGGGGTAATGGTGCATCTCTAACGCTGAATGAAAAAGGCGGAGCTTCTTCCGCGAGTATGGGAGGGACAACTAGTAAAAATGCAAACACTGCGACAAATGCATCTAATCCCACAAATGCACCTTCGAGCGGTATAAGTCCGGAACAAGTCTATTCGATTCTACTGACGAATGTGATAATAACTGGTTCTACATCTTTATTACAAGGAATGGAGCAGAGAATTGTCAATGAACTGTCCATCAGGTTTCCACAGTACAAGTTGACAACGTATGCCAATCAAATACTGATGGACCGCAAGATTCAGAGTTGGATTGCGATGAGCTCCATGTCGAATCTCCCAAGTTGGGAACTGGGTAAGTGGTTTTCGGCGTCAGACTACGAATTTGTCAAGAACTGTGCGAAAAGGTAA